One Campylobacter concisus genomic window carries:
- the modD gene encoding ModD protein, producing MILSDAEILSYINEDIPYFDLTTSLQNIDKKASLEIYSRDEICVSCVDVAASVARLLGCESEIFLQNSQICKAGDVIIKIYGSYEDVHKAWKLAQVALEYASAIATYTNKMVNATKYVNEKCEVLATRKSFPFAKKFCVKAVLEGGGGIHRLGLSDSILFFKNHMKAYGSFDKFLSHLPEFKAKMAERKVCIEAENLDEVSKLLKANCDVVQCDKFSPELIENVLSLRDEISPNTIILAAGGINLSNAKDYANADAIVTSAMYSKGVADISTRLEIL from the coding sequence ATGATACTTAGCGACGCAGAAATTCTAAGCTATATAAACGAAGATATACCTTACTTTGATCTTACTACGTCGCTTCAAAATATCGATAAAAAAGCCTCACTTGAAATTTATTCACGCGATGAAATTTGTGTTAGCTGCGTTGATGTGGCCGCAAGTGTTGCAAGGCTACTTGGGTGTGAGAGTGAAATTTTTCTGCAAAATTCTCAAATTTGCAAGGCTGGCGATGTGATCATAAAAATTTATGGCAGCTACGAAGATGTGCATAAAGCTTGGAAACTAGCTCAAGTCGCACTAGAATATGCCAGTGCCATCGCAACTTATACAAATAAAATGGTAAATGCCACAAAGTACGTCAATGAAAAATGTGAAGTGTTGGCAACTAGAAAGAGTTTTCCGTTTGCTAAGAAATTTTGCGTAAAAGCCGTACTTGAAGGCGGTGGTGGCATCCATAGGCTTGGGCTTAGCGATAGTATTTTATTTTTTAAAAACCACATGAAAGCCTACGGTAGCTTTGATAAATTTTTATCGCATTTGCCAGAGTTTAAAGCAAAAATGGCTGAGCGAAAAGTATGCATTGAAGCTGAAAATTTAGACGAAGTAAGCAAGCTTTTAAAAGCAAATTGCGACGTCGTGCAGTGCGATAAATTTAGTCCAGAGCTCATCGAAAATGTACTCTCTTTAAGAGATGAGATTTCGCCAAATACCATTATCCTAGCAGCCGGTGGTATAAATTTATCAAATGCAAAAGATTACGCAAATGCCGATGCGATAGTAACATCAGCGATGTATTCAAAAGGCGTTGCTGATATCAGCACCAGACTTGAGATTTTATAA
- a CDS encoding helicase — MKNDTKISGKLLDINTHRKVAKVGMGVTLATVCLTALCMNSRGMKKLHTVSGIAFTSFALYHAGLYDNGIFKKMIIKAKNEAKKA; from the coding sequence TTGAAAAACGATACAAAAATAAGTGGTAAACTACTTGACATAAATACTCACAGAAAGGTAGCAAAGGTCGGTATGGGCGTTACTTTAGCGACAGTTTGCTTAACGGCACTTTGCATGAATAGCAGAGGTATGAAAAAATTACACACAGTTTCAGGCATTGCATTTACTTCCTTTGCTCTTTATCATGCTGGGCTTTATGACAATGGAATCTTTAAAAAAATGATAATAAAAGCAAAAAATGAGGCAAAAAAGGCATAA
- a CDS encoding MATE family efflux transporter translates to MNLSMRKLVVPIFLDMFLHFITLIINTYMVTKVSVHLVGAMGAGNQVMDLFMTIFNFLSIGCSVVVAQALGAKKNDLASNVIHASITSNTLFGIFSAIVIYVFGYNILNLLNVPKELINDSFLYLHILGFALLFDGIGMVLAAVLRVYNLATAVMLTSVLMNIITILGNAISLFGWFDLPNLGLQGVALSTLVGRLVGIFVLAYMLSQKAKVKIYFKKLLVVPFEILKKILSIGLPSAGENLLWMAQYMVAFGFVASMGEASLSVQTIYFQITLLILLCGASISVANEVIVGHLVGASEFNEAYTRTFRALRLGVFITLVVVLIAYALKHQIMDALNLNENLRAIMLPLFTLSIFLEAGRTFNIVIVNALRASGDAKFPLATGLIFMWGLSLPLGYFLGIYLGWGIIGVWIGFCADEWLRGLANTWRWRSKKWQEKRLV, encoded by the coding sequence ATGAACTTATCTATGAGAAAACTCGTAGTTCCGATATTTTTGGATATGTTTTTACACTTCATTACGCTTATTATCAACACCTACATGGTGACAAAAGTGAGTGTGCATTTAGTTGGTGCAATGGGTGCTGGCAATCAAGTGATGGATCTTTTTATGACTATTTTTAACTTCCTAAGCATTGGCTGTTCAGTCGTCGTCGCCCAAGCGCTGGGAGCTAAAAAGAACGATCTTGCTTCAAACGTCATACACGCAAGTATCACGTCAAATACGCTCTTTGGTATCTTCTCAGCTATCGTTATCTATGTCTTTGGCTACAACATCTTAAATTTACTAAACGTGCCAAAAGAGCTTATAAATGATAGCTTCTTATATCTTCATATCCTTGGCTTTGCCCTACTTTTTGACGGCATCGGTATGGTACTAGCTGCAGTACTTCGTGTTTATAACCTAGCAACTGCTGTTATGCTAACTTCGGTTTTAATGAACATAATTACGATTTTAGGCAACGCTATCTCCCTTTTTGGCTGGTTTGATCTGCCAAATTTAGGCTTACAAGGAGTCGCTCTCTCGACACTTGTTGGCAGACTGGTAGGCATTTTTGTGCTAGCTTATATGCTAAGTCAAAAGGCAAAAGTTAAAATTTACTTTAAAAAGCTACTTGTCGTACCATTTGAAATTTTAAAGAAAATTCTCTCAATTGGCCTTCCAAGCGCAGGCGAAAATTTACTCTGGATGGCGCAATACATGGTCGCTTTTGGCTTTGTGGCAAGCATGGGCGAGGCTAGCCTTAGCGTGCAGACTATTTACTTTCAGATCACGCTTCTTATCTTGCTTTGTGGAGCGAGCATTAGCGTGGCAAACGAGGTCATAGTTGGGCATTTAGTTGGAGCAAGCGAGTTTAACGAGGCCTATACAAGGACATTTAGGGCGCTAAGACTTGGAGTTTTTATCACACTCGTAGTCGTGCTTATAGCTTATGCACTAAAGCATCAAATCATGGACGCACTAAATTTAAACGAAAATTTACGTGCGATTATGTTGCCACTTTTTACACTTTCGATATTTCTTGAAGCTGGCAGAACCTTTAACATCGTCATCGTAAATGCCCTTCGTGCAAGTGGTGATGCAAAATTTCCTCTTGCGACTGGCCTTATCTTTATGTGGGGGCTTTCGCTGCCACTTGGATATTTTTTAGGTATCTATCTTGGCTGGGGAATTATCGGCGTTTGGATAGGGTTTTGTGCTGATGAATGGCTAAGGGGCCTTGCAAATACGTGGCGTTGGAGAAGCAAAAAATGGCAAGAAAAACGCCTAGTTTAA
- the abc-f gene encoding ribosomal protection-like ABC-F family protein, with the protein MALIDLIDVSKKFGANEILNAVNFSVNENEKIAIIGKNGSGKSTLMKIISGEVAVDSGRRIVQSLISVEMLAQTPNFNATFTVRQALNNELKEIFDAISEYEKSGVLLANDPENKEILKEQERLLKFIEAKDGWNIEHKIERILQEFKLKEYENRPICSLSGGEIRRVALGALILKKPDVLLLDEPTNHLDVYMVKFLEDMLKSSNQSIVFISHDRYFIDALATRCVEVEDASLKNFEGGYANYLTKKEEILASLAKSHETLLKQLKAEEEWLRRGVKARLKRNEGRKERVLAMREEAKKNPGVIRRVRLELERASKNFNQVQSQNRKKMLFEFKNLSKSIDGKVLFEKFDARVLQGERIAIVGRNGSGKSTLLKILLGLEKPSSGEIKRGEVSIGYFDQARNVLDDDKSLIETFCPNGGDHVLVRGRNMHVYGYLKNFLFPKEFLDKKIGVLSGGEKNRVALAMLFTKTYDVLVLDEPTNDLDIATINILEDYLQSFEGAILLVSHDRYFVDKMANKLWAFEGTKINVLHEEYSVYLELEDEMKELDKFEKELANSQNEAKQKSKTGAKLSYKQTQILNTYPDKISALEARVADLNEGLSDPKIYQEVGLTKLYEELESAKAQLECLENEYFEVLEIAEELE; encoded by the coding sequence ATGGCATTAATCGACCTGATAGACGTAAGTAAAAAATTTGGCGCAAATGAAATTTTAAACGCTGTAAATTTTAGTGTAAATGAAAATGAAAAAATAGCGATCATCGGTAAAAATGGCAGCGGTAAAAGCACGCTTATGAAGATCATCTCTGGTGAGGTGGCAGTAGATAGTGGTAGGCGCATAGTGCAGAGCTTAATAAGCGTCGAGATGCTAGCACAAACTCCAAATTTTAACGCAACTTTTACCGTAAGGCAGGCGCTAAATAACGAGCTAAAAGAGATATTTGACGCGATAAGCGAATATGAAAAGAGTGGCGTCCTGCTAGCAAACGACCCAGAAAACAAAGAAATTTTAAAAGAGCAAGAGAGGCTTTTAAAGTTTATAGAGGCAAAGGACGGCTGGAATATCGAGCACAAGATCGAGCGAATTTTGCAAGAATTTAAGCTAAAAGAGTATGAAAATAGACCCATTTGCTCGCTAAGTGGCGGCGAGATCAGACGCGTGGCACTGGGTGCGCTCATCCTTAAAAAGCCTGATGTGCTGCTACTTGATGAGCCGACAAACCACCTTGATGTTTACATGGTCAAATTTCTTGAAGATATGCTAAAGAGCTCAAATCAAAGCATAGTTTTTATAAGCCACGATAGGTATTTTATCGATGCGCTCGCTACTAGGTGCGTTGAGGTCGAGGATGCAAGCTTAAAAAATTTTGAGGGCGGATATGCAAACTATCTAACCAAAAAAGAGGAGATTTTGGCAAGCCTTGCAAAGTCGCATGAGACGCTGCTAAAACAGCTAAAGGCTGAAGAGGAGTGGCTAAGGCGTGGCGTAAAAGCTAGGCTAAAGCGAAATGAGGGCAGAAAAGAGCGGGTGCTTGCTATGCGCGAGGAGGCTAAGAAAAACCCAGGCGTGATAAGGCGCGTGAGGCTTGAGCTAGAGCGTGCGAGTAAAAATTTCAACCAAGTGCAGAGCCAAAACCGCAAAAAAATGCTCTTTGAGTTTAAAAATTTAAGCAAAAGTATAGACGGCAAGGTGCTTTTTGAAAAATTTGACGCAAGGGTCTTGCAGGGCGAGAGGATCGCCATTGTGGGGCGTAACGGCAGTGGCAAAAGCACGCTGCTTAAAATTTTGCTAGGGCTTGAAAAGCCAAGTAGCGGCGAGATAAAAAGAGGCGAGGTAAGTATTGGCTACTTTGATCAAGCTAGAAATGTTCTTGATGATGACAAGAGCCTTATAGAGACATTTTGCCCAAACGGCGGCGATCACGTGCTGGTGCGTGGGCGAAATATGCACGTCTATGGCTATCTTAAAAATTTCCTCTTTCCAAAGGAATTTCTAGATAAAAAGATAGGCGTTTTAAGTGGCGGCGAGAAAAACCGCGTCGCGCTTGCGATGCTTTTTACTAAAACTTACGATGTGCTGGTGCTTGACGAGCCGACAAACGACCTTGACATCGCAACTATCAACATTTTAGAAGACTACTTGCAAAGCTTTGAGGGGGCTATCTTGCTAGTTAGCCACGATAGATATTTTGTCGATAAGATGGCAAATAAGCTTTGGGCGTTTGAGGGCACAAAGATAAATGTCTTGCATGAGGAGTATAGCGTCTATTTGGAGCTTGAAGATGAGATGAAAGAGCTTGATAAATTTGAAAAAGAGCTAGCAAATAGCCAAAACGAAGCCAAGCAAAAGAGCAAAACCGGCGCAAAACTAAGCTACAAACAAACGCAAATTTTAAACACATATCCAGATAAAATTTCAGCCCTTGAAGCAAGAGTGGCCGATCTAAATGAGGGGCTTAGTGATCCAAAAATTTATCAAGAAGTGGGGCTAACTAAGCTTTATGAAGAGCTAGAAAGTGCAAAAGCCCAGCTTGAATGCCTAGAAAATGAGTATTTTGAAGTTTTAGAGATCGCTGAGGAGCTAGAGTAG
- a CDS encoding DKNYY domain-containing protein produces the protein MLKKHPLISVVIAIVVIFFAVYFFIFGLVSILDDDIGDSKELNNSFFYVKDDKVYAMVPSGGKFELIGVRASKFRYIDTGKYDNRNVGASDEAVYCGNLVMSGLDPNGVRALGNGYFGDGKITYFCDSVSETNLEISALKEFWDIFSHKMFNTPKAQTHIYKFRQVDNANLAAILGFGYASDGVKVYHEGKELDGANASKMRYIEQVSGRKSVHFTTDGENVYYDSTKLGIKFSPQMRDIGEIWRIHYLYEPNSGMVYANDHEFDPQFAPYEPLFNLKDEHSYHALFRGKGGIYHWERKWQWYNSIDEGEFVRDGDDPFKGEITPLYGDVVISDGKTYFLKTYEIWHNTKNDHSLSSRHTCIVRLDTKEQWRKIGFVRNDGYGAVYANGDKTYYFDNVGYGWHFNSSVYDINDLGVVEILTRPYGPNVKNLKLDEIVKMVDQGAMTPTEGEVVIDAISDFDDYSQKYAYWIFLAIAFIVSVVGAIFKNKKQKSGLKKRVDDYR, from the coding sequence ATGCTAAAAAAACATCCGCTAATCTCTGTAGTGATCGCCATTGTTGTGATATTTTTTGCTGTCTATTTTTTTATCTTTGGGTTAGTTTCTATTTTAGATGACGACATTGGCGATAGTAAAGAGTTAAATAATAGCTTTTTTTACGTCAAAGATGACAAGGTCTATGCCATGGTGCCAAGTGGGGGTAAATTTGAGCTAATAGGCGTGAGGGCCAGCAAATTTAGATACATTGATACTGGCAAATACGACAATAGAAACGTTGGCGCTAGCGATGAGGCGGTATATTGCGGCAACCTCGTGATGAGCGGGCTTGATCCAAATGGCGTTAGAGCGCTTGGCAATGGCTATTTTGGTGATGGCAAGATAACATATTTTTGCGATAGCGTAAGCGAGACGAACCTCGAAATTTCCGCACTTAAAGAGTTTTGGGACATCTTCTCGCACAAAATGTTTAACACCCCAAAAGCGCAAACTCATATCTATAAATTTAGGCAGGTTGATAACGCAAATTTAGCAGCGATCTTGGGCTTTGGCTACGCGAGTGACGGAGTAAAGGTCTATCATGAGGGTAAAGAGCTAGATGGCGCAAATGCCAGCAAAATGCGATATATCGAGCAGGTATCTGGCAGAAAGAGCGTGCATTTTACGACTGACGGAGAAAATGTCTATTATGACAGCACAAAACTAGGGATCAAATTTAGCCCGCAAATGCGTGATATCGGTGAGATATGGCGCATTCACTATCTTTATGAGCCAAATTCTGGCATGGTTTATGCAAACGATCACGAATTTGACCCACAATTTGCCCCATACGAGCCACTTTTTAACCTAAAAGATGAGCACTCCTATCATGCGCTCTTTCGTGGCAAAGGTGGGATCTATCACTGGGAGCGAAAGTGGCAGTGGTATAACAGCATAGATGAGGGCGAGTTTGTAAGAGATGGCGACGATCCTTTTAAAGGCGAAATAACGCCGCTATATGGCGACGTGGTGATAAGTGATGGCAAGACATATTTTCTAAAAACCTATGAAATTTGGCACAACACGAAAAATGACCACAGCCTAAGCTCACGCCACACGTGTATCGTAAGGCTTGATACAAAAGAGCAATGGCGAAAGATCGGCTTTGTAAGAAACGATGGCTACGGAGCGGTCTATGCAAACGGCGATAAGACATATTATTTTGATAACGTCGGCTACGGCTGGCATTTTAACAGCAGCGTTTATGATATAAACGACCTTGGTGTGGTTGAAATCCTCACTCGTCCTTATGGTCCAAATGTTAAGAATTTAAAACTAGATGAGATAGTAAAAATGGTAGATCAAGGCGCTATGACGCCGACTGAAGGCGAGGTGGTGATCGATGCGATAAGCGACTTTGATGATTACTCGCAAAAATATGCCTACTGGATATTTTTAGCCATTGCATTTATAGTCTCGGTGGTTGGCGCTATTTTTAAAAACAAAAAGCAAAAAAGTGGGCTTAAAAAAAGGGTGGATGACTATAGATAA
- a CDS encoding DKNYY domain-containing protein, whose amino-acid sequence MRKITIRFVYFLVILTLFYVLAMLYLWHEGEYQRGFANIDNSEFYRSPEGKIYVQISGSGKYELKGVDEASFMVLKLKHAYDYSNVAADKNSVYCAREILPGLDPKSAKVLGNGYISDGKISYYCATRSEKEPGFSEFSAIMKSVAHAFIKSYDDSPYFYRTKRVESTNLEPIFDTGFARDGATLYYKGEKLDADPSELRYITTENGAASGYYTDGKSLFMGFYRLDASYSDETRRICYDAKHDIEYLFEPKSGAVFANELKFSAQNMPYSAIYSVDNVHSFWPLFASKDGIYFWDGSKNEQTKISDYQLKGELKRLYADVFVDENSAYFLQQGEEWQRSKHGRHLVAQTVSLYKFAPSSSWREIGLVKDGEYGAVYANGDKLYFFSKIKPFYGIKHSVYEVAGPSAIEILTRPSKELSAKDISDMIKRGELVEASGEEVARSRIEYDSPKIILYITFCIAFVVIVLTTLAKPKRDKSDLR is encoded by the coding sequence ATGAGAAAAATTACTATTAGATTTGTTTATTTTTTAGTTATCTTGACGCTATTTTATGTTTTGGCGATGCTTTATCTATGGCATGAGGGCGAGTATCAAAGAGGCTTTGCAAACATTGATAATAGCGAGTTTTACCGCTCGCCTGAGGGTAAAATTTACGTTCAAATTTCAGGTAGTGGCAAGTATGAGCTAAAAGGCGTCGATGAGGCTAGTTTTATGGTCTTAAAGCTAAAACACGCATACGACTACTCAAACGTAGCGGCTGATAAAAATAGTGTATATTGCGCTAGAGAAATTTTGCCAGGACTTGATCCAAAAAGTGCCAAAGTGCTTGGCAATGGCTACATAAGTGATGGCAAGATAAGCTATTATTGCGCTACTAGAAGCGAGAAAGAGCCAGGATTTAGCGAATTTAGTGCCATTATGAAAAGTGTCGCTCACGCCTTTATAAAAAGCTACGATGATAGCCCTTATTTTTACAGGACAAAAAGGGTTGAAAGCACAAATTTAGAGCCTATCTTTGACACTGGCTTTGCAAGAGACGGAGCTACGCTTTACTATAAGGGCGAAAAGCTTGACGCAGATCCTAGCGAGCTAAGATACATCACGACAGAAAATGGCGCTGCTAGCGGATATTACACAGATGGCAAAAGCTTGTTTATGGGCTTTTATAGGCTTGATGCAAGCTACTCAGATGAGACGCGCCGGATATGCTACGATGCTAAGCACGATATAGAATATCTTTTTGAGCCAAAAAGTGGGGCGGTGTTTGCAAATGAGCTCAAATTTAGCGCTCAAAATATGCCTTATAGCGCCATTTATAGCGTGGATAACGTGCACTCTTTTTGGCCACTTTTTGCCAGCAAAGATGGAATTTACTTTTGGGATGGTAGTAAAAACGAACAAACTAAAATTTCAGACTACCAGCTAAAAGGAGAGCTAAAAAGGCTCTATGCTGACGTTTTTGTAGATGAAAATTCAGCATATTTCTTGCAGCAAGGTGAAGAGTGGCAGCGCTCAAAGCACGGCAGACACTTAGTGGCGCAAACAGTCTCTTTATATAAATTTGCCCCAAGTAGCTCTTGGCGTGAGATAGGGCTGGTAAAAGATGGCGAGTATGGCGCAGTATATGCAAACGGCGATAAGCTTTATTTTTTTAGTAAGATAAAGCCATTTTATGGTATAAAACATAGCGTTTATGAGGTGGCGGGTCCTAGCGCCATAGAAATTTTAACAAGGCCGTCTAAAGAGCTTAGCGCAAAAGATATCAGCGATATGATAAAGCGTGGCGAGCTAGTGGAGGCAAGCGGCGAAGAGGTCGCAAGATCTAGGATAGAGTATGACTCGCCAAAGATCATTTTGTATATCACATTTTGCATCGCTTTTGTCGTCATAGTGCTAACAACTCTTGCAAAACCAAAGAGAGATAAAAGCGACTTGAGATAA
- a CDS encoding BCCT family transporter, with product MFKFQRSKFNNSVFIPSLVVIFLITAFAAIFPKFSNEFFKGMQNYIAAKFGWFYILAVAVILLSIIILGFSKLGEIKLGADHVKPEHKNISWFSMLFAAGMGIGLVFFGVAEPLMHYLNPPVGDAQTIAAQKLAMNITFFHWGMGAWSVYAIVALILAFFSYRHGLPLTLRSAFYPIIGDKIYGKIGSAIDTFAVVATLFGVATSLGYGVLQVNAGLTHVFGLPTMHITLLIVLCFAATISAASGVDKGIKILSNSNIALAICFMFLILFLGDTTQLLKSFVQNSGDYVSTLISNTFNLYAYERQNESWLGGWTLLYWAWWLSWSPFVGLFIAKISKGRTIREFVIGVLLVPTGFTFAWMSFFGNSAIALVQGGFSELASTVNSDSASALFMFLEKFSFSGVLSTIAVFMIVIFFVTSADSAAIVINMLCSNGKDDTPVWQKVFWGVAVGIVAAFLMLAGGLASLQALTITTALPFAIVLLGAIYGLFKALRVDLTKKETNNFSNMPLSDLSKPWQERLSAIITLPGKKDGKKFLNEVVLKAFNELKEEFAKNGLEAKVTNGENFVNLNVGLGDEMDFRYGVYLTKSQSPDYTRELDGDDLYYRAEVYLKEGGQDYDVLGWSEATLINDVIEQYRKHMQFLHVVRE from the coding sequence ATGTTTAAATTTCAAAGGTCAAAATTTAACAATTCGGTATTTATCCCATCGCTTGTTGTCATATTTTTAATAACGGCATTTGCAGCGATATTTCCAAAATTCTCAAATGAGTTTTTTAAAGGCATGCAAAACTACATCGCGGCCAAATTTGGCTGGTTTTACATCCTGGCCGTCGCCGTCATACTTCTAAGCATCATCATCCTTGGCTTTAGCAAGCTTGGTGAGATCAAGCTAGGAGCCGATCACGTAAAGCCGGAGCACAAAAATATCTCGTGGTTTTCTATGCTTTTTGCCGCCGGCATGGGCATCGGGCTTGTGTTTTTTGGCGTGGCCGAGCCACTCATGCACTATCTAAACCCGCCGGTCGGCGACGCGCAAACTATCGCAGCGCAAAAGCTTGCGATGAATATCACCTTCTTTCACTGGGGTATGGGCGCATGGTCGGTCTATGCTATCGTGGCGTTAATTCTTGCCTTTTTCTCGTATAGACACGGCTTGCCGCTCACGCTTAGATCGGCGTTTTATCCGATAATCGGCGATAAAATTTACGGCAAGATAGGTAGCGCCATCGACACATTTGCCGTCGTGGCGACGCTATTTGGCGTGGCGACATCGCTAGGATACGGCGTACTTCAGGTAAATGCCGGCCTTACGCACGTTTTTGGCCTGCCGACCATGCATATTACGCTTCTAATAGTGCTTTGTTTTGCAGCGACCATATCAGCGGCTAGCGGCGTAGATAAAGGGATTAAAATTTTATCAAACTCAAACATCGCGCTAGCCATATGTTTTATGTTTTTGATACTATTTTTAGGCGATACGACGCAGCTTTTAAAGTCGTTTGTGCAAAACAGCGGCGACTACGTATCGACGCTCATCTCAAACACATTTAATCTCTACGCCTACGAGAGGCAAAACGAGAGCTGGCTTGGCGGCTGGACGCTGCTATACTGGGCTTGGTGGCTATCTTGGTCGCCGTTTGTGGGGCTATTTATAGCTAAAATTTCAAAGGGTAGGACGATAAGAGAATTTGTGATCGGCGTGCTTCTGGTGCCGACGGGCTTTACATTTGCTTGGATGAGCTTTTTTGGCAACTCGGCGATTGCCTTGGTACAAGGCGGCTTTAGCGAGCTTGCCAGCACGGTAAATTCTGACTCGGCCTCGGCGCTCTTTATGTTTTTAGAAAAATTTAGCTTCTCAGGCGTGCTAAGCACGATCGCGGTTTTTATGATCGTCATATTTTTCGTCACTTCGGCCGACTCAGCGGCGATAGTTATAAACATGCTTTGCTCAAACGGTAAGGACGATACGCCGGTTTGGCAAAAGGTCTTTTGGGGCGTTGCAGTGGGCATCGTAGCGGCATTTTTGATGCTAGCTGGCGGACTTGCCTCACTTCAAGCGCTTACTATCACCACAGCACTGCCATTTGCGATCGTGCTACTTGGCGCTATTTATGGGCTATTTAAGGCGCTACGTGTGGATCTAACCAAAAAAGAGACAAATAATTTTAGTAACATGCCTCTTAGCGATCTTTCAAAGCCATGGCAAGAGCGCCTAAGTGCGATCATCACGCTTCCAGGCAAGAAAGATGGCAAGAAATTTTTAAACGAAGTCGTGCTAAAAGCGTTTAACGAGCTAAAAGAGGAATTTGCTAAAAACGGCCTTGAAGCAAAGGTCACAAATGGCGAAAATTTTGTAAATTTAAACGTTGGTCTTGGCGATGAGATGGACTTTAGATATGGCGTCTATCTCACCAAAAGCCAGAGCCCAGACTACACCAGAGAGCTTGACGGCGATGATCTTTACTATAGAGCTGAAGTCTATCTAAAAGAGGGCGGTCAGGACTACGACGTGCTTGGCTGGAGCGAAGCCACGCTGATAAATGACGTCATCGAGCAATACCGCAAACACATGCAGTTTTTACACGTCGTGAGAGAGTAA